In the Channa argus isolate prfri chromosome 6, Channa argus male v1.0, whole genome shotgun sequence genome, CATGTGCTCATGGCCTGGATGTCCTCATGAACACTTTCTAGCTCCTGTGTAGAATCATAAATTACAGTTTCTGCAGAGTTAACTAGGttacatttaagtttttaagacattttgttAGAAATTTAATATCAATTTTACCATTATACCagacaaatattaacaaaaaacagTGGGAATGATAAGGTATAGAGTACGTAAGTGCATaacatttattgatatttacagtatatgaaatACTTGCAGTATATGAAAATAATTGTGTAATTGATAAGTTGTCAAACATTACCTAgactagacaaaaaaaaaataggaaattgAAAGATTTAAAATTGTCTTCGGTGCTGGTATTCTTGCtgttatctgtttgtttttttaaatcctgcatATTAGATCCTAAAACACTCAATTAGCTTCTCACTGCAGTACATTGTAATGGATGAAATCTGCTGTGCGAATACATTAGCAACTTTTGTTGTTATCCTTTAACTGTTTAAATCCTACATCATCTGTCTTGTTTTGTACAATAGAGTATTAAAATGCGCATCTGGTACCAGTTTTCCTTGTGTGCTAAGGCAGACggtgttatttttttcagaaaccaAATCCTGAAACAGAATCACCTGAAGAAGGCCTGGCACCAAGATGGGATggtgaaacatttacatttacaaagaaGAAACATCTTCAACTGCTGGtctttaaatgttcttttcGTGATTCTGGCCTTAAGGTTGTGACAGCGCGGTTTGCACAAACGCTAATGAACTGCATATTCCGGCAATGCTATTAAAGCAACTCACCTCTTTGACATCTTTAAATATTCCTGCAAACTCCTCGTTAATCGCCAGACTTCGTCTCTCTATGTCACCGCGAAGATTTCTCCTAGTGCGCAAACTGTTCTCACTGAAGAATACAGACAGCGCCTTCAGAGCCTCCAGCATGTCCTGAAAGCAGGAAACCCACGTTATAATGTTAGTTGTGATGTTCCAAGTGAGTATTGTCCGcacagaactgcttcagcaACTACTTAGCCCCAGTCTGTGCCCGTCATGTATCGCGAGCAACGTTAAAAAACACAGCGTTACATAACAATAATACAACTTTATCGTAAACTATTAGCGGAAGACACAGTTTTCTGGGACAccattttttaatcatttgagCGAAAATTACACTTTATCAGCTTAAAGCTCAAATATTGCTCTCAGACAGCGCTACTGTTAGCTAGCTGGTTAGCTAGCGAGAAGCTAGTCTCCGATCTTACCTTATCGTTGTCAAGCCTTGTCTCCAGGATTTTGTTGAGCTTTCTTGACAACGGGTTATTGGGTTGAGGGGGCGCATTTGGATTCTGTAAGACAGTAGTGCTGTCAGCCGACATTTCCACTTTAATATCAGCCATTGTATAGAAACACCTCCACGTCAACTTTCAGAAAGATGTTTTGGTCCGCCACAAATTAACGACCGATCGTTACATCTGTGGAGGAGAAGGTTCCGCTACGCTGTTGACGCTGTTTATTCTCATATTTAGACGTAAAGTGACAAGGGAGAGGTAATGGTGAGGGCATTAAACAAAAATAGCATTTCCTTTCTATATGGGATAATCCCTCCTGCAAACAACTGCAAAACTGTGTTCCTCCATGTTTAGTACTGACAAACGCCCTGGATGATATTAACGAGTTTGCAGTGGATGAATGGACTTTTCTAATGCCAGTTTATCGGTTCGGCATAGTCGTCAGATTATGTTAAACACACTGACATAGGAAAATATTTAATCTGAAAGACAGTGAGAGTGCAGAGACCAATGTTGCGTTCATGTGCTGTtgaaaatattacacatttaaattattgcccaaactaaaggaaaaaaaaaaacatttatgtcttGGAAACTGCCGAAAAATGTACTGCTCTCTTAGTTATTTAACAGTTATAATCAACATTAGTGGCTGCTTCTATATTTACCATCTAAGTCTTGtataaactatatattttttgcacaaTCTGAACAATTTTCATGGGATTCTTTGTTCTAGTGGGAATCCTCAAAGTGGTGGTTTGCAGCTGAATTGCCTTGGGCTCAGTAACTATTTATATCAACGTCTAAGCATTTCCCAAGTGCACACGGCTAATAGCCCCCTATTGGGATAAGAATAAGATTATAAGAAACTAACATTTAGCAAAACtccatttaaacaaaaacaaaataaaaaatgaaaacactaaacATGATAGTTAATTTTTGCACTTTATGTTTGATGCATCACTCAAGTTTGACGTAATTAGGTTATAACAAACCTACATCACAAAGATTATAATGACTTTTATCTCATTAAACTTCACCCGATAAAAGGAAGAGcaataacaatgtttaaaattgaAACTACAGTTatgaacaataaataaacacaattaaatcACAATTAAAAGCTCATAACATATGCCCAGACGCCTCGTAGTCCTGGAGTCTTGCAGGGGCTGCTGCGATAGCACATTGCAGCCAATCATGTtggacagcaaaaaaaaatcaacaaggAATCTTCAATCCCCAACTTACATCAGCACAAACTTACCTCTACTCAGCTACGTGAGAAGGTTGAAATACAACACTAAACATGCGAGCACTGTACGAAGCTTTGGCGGTGATAAATGAACTCTCAATTTGCATCATATAACAGCTCTGACCTGAGCTCTTAAATTATATTGCATTTCTAATTGCCTTAAAATGAAGACCTCTCTTTTTTTACCGCATCTAAACACCAACTACAGTAATTGTCACATCTGTTAATGTTTGTCACTTTCGCCCTGAGAGCACCTAGATTTGAAACTGTTTCCAAATGTACCGTTGGACAGTTTACGAGGTGTCATTAAATGCATCAGCAGCATGTAGGCAATGATAGTAGCGGTGAGCCCAGCCCCTGGGTGGGGATTGGTGTGATTGATGGTCACCTCCCGGGAGTGTTTCATGGACTcgccccctctctccctctcagtctCTCGGAGCAGGAATGTGGAAACGGGGCCAGTCATTCAGCGCCGCGCGTTTCGGCACCTCACAGGGGCGAATAGTTGATCATCGCCTCGCTCAAATATATTAATGAGGAGAAAGTGATTTTTGACGGACTCTGCagtcactttcttttttcaggaTTTACATCCATAGGTCGAACGCATTTCTTATCTCTCTTCCTCGACCGGGGAAAAGTTTGCTCGGAGACTCGCGCACACAGCTGGAGTGCGCAAATGGAAATAAGCTCCGAGTGTCCACGGAGCGCACCTTATTCCGGAGGTCTGCCAGCATGTAAGCGTCCTCAgtcattttccatttctttgccttgtttttttcatttttcacattccGACAGTGTGAGCTCTGCGATAACGCAGCCCGCTCTTCGGGGTCACCCCTAAAGAAAAATCAGTATATAGTATGTAGTGGTTTTTCTGCCGGAACTTATAGACTTTTTCCTGAACTAAAAATCCACTTTGAATTGATTTTATGTCACTTGGGTGTTTCATAAAGGCTCATATTAGAATATAGTACCAACGCTTGCCATAGGCTAAACGTTAATGCTTGTCGTTTTGCAGTGATGTGCCTTATATCATTCTAACGTTTATAATAGCAAAGGATATTTGCAGTTTTGTAGAAGAGGTGACGTTGATTTCGAAATGCAACGAAATTCTCAGTACCTATACTTATTGCCCGAAGTTAAAATAATAGGCTACCTGTTGTGATAGTTGTTATTATGTATTTTCATCGGCGCCTCAAGGATGCTGAACATTGGGAACTAATACAGTAACTAAGATTATCCTATTATTAACACTCCTGTATGATGACAATGGGAATTCACTCAAAGAAATGAACAAGAGGCAGAATATTTTTTGTCCAGGGCGTATTATAAACATTGAATTGGTTGTTTACTGGCCCCGATTATTGTTTTACTATATGTTCATCAACAGTATATGGAATCTGTATTGATTAACAGTTGCTATTACTAAGCCTTGTTTGGTTTATTATGTCCGTTTATGTGTTACTGTGTCCTTTGAGTCATAAAGGACTTTACAGACAACCCAGTTTAACTAATCACCTACAGTATCACATACAAAACTACATAAAGCCATACTAGTCTGCGTATATAAAATCTGGGACACATGGTTTCTGGTTTCcatgttaaaactgtttttttccatgtgACTCCATGATTTTTCTGTCATTGCTCAGTCCGGATGTTTGTTCTCCTCTTGACAGGGACCCGGAGTCACTGAGAAGGTGAAGACTCCTAGTGTTAAATGCTCGCTGCAAGGCTCCCCACACCACAGCAACTGCTCATATAACTGCTGTTAGTTCAGTGACTGTGTAAACCATTCGCAGACTGTTTACCATGGCGTCTAGTCTGACATGTACGGGTGTTATCTGGGCCCTGCTATCCCTGCTGTGTGCTGCTGCCTCCTGTGTTGGCTTCTTCATGCCCTACTGGCTGCTGGGGACACAGATGGATAAGCCTGTGTCCTTTGGCACGTTTCGGCGCTGCTCCTACCCAGTGCGGGATGAGGAGAGGCAGGCCACGGTGATGCTGGAGCAGTGTGGACGCTACGCCTCCTTCCACGGCATCCCCAGCCTGGAGTGGAGGATCTGCACGGTGGTGACGGGCGTGGGATGTGGCCTCCTCCTGCTGGTGGCACTCACAGCTCTCATGGGCTGCTGCATCTCTGACCTCATCTCGCGTACTATCGGTCGGGTGGCCGGCGGTATTCAGTTTGTTGGAGGTATGTTTACGTCTTTCTGTGgttctgtatatttttgtacttCCGTCCAGCCCTTACCCAACCTTCACAGAGTAGTCAGTGGGCAGTTTTCATCTGGCTGAGGGTGTACAGTACTAATTATGAACCCGGCAGATGACATATTTTTCATGCATTGCTTTGCACCAAAAGACTGCAGTTTCTCTTTAAGTAAGACATTGGAGCTTATAGAGATCTGGGAGGTTGTAATTGATGTAATTAACTTCTCATCAAATTGGATTTGCTCGTGCCCAACAGAGGCATTGTTCACCAAACAAAATCAGTTGGTGAGGAAATGAAGAGGCATAGAATCATGATTAACATGACAGTTTTATCTCGGTCCAATTTTCCTAACCAACAACCCTTCTGCCGACCCAGGCAAAACCATAGCTTCAGCAGATGCtgaacaggaaatgaaaagtcCCTGTGAGATGTTGGTCATGTTACTCACTTAATGACTTCAGCTCagtttgcacctttttttttcaatgtaacTCCTGTCTGCAGTTGCAAAGCAGCTGCTCGTTTTGGGCACGTTTTAGTGGAAGGCTTTGGTCCCATTTGAAAGGGCTTCAACTGGGCTCACGTATTGTAAATCTGTAGAAACATGTAATTTGATGGAAAAACTCTTCATAGCAGAGTTTCATCATACATTTCGGTATTTTACTCTGACTAGTAATTTTCCTTACTCTTGCTCCCTTAGTATGTGCAGCAGACTTTTGGCATCAATTCATAccctttgtttttcagttttgaaatGGTGTAAAACTGTGCTTCATTCGACCTACAAGCATGCTTGAAATACATCCGTGTGATTTTCTACTTTGGGTTTGATCCAGAATGCACCCCTTAATATTGAGAAGAGACCCAcacccttttctttttccttgcaAAAACAGCCCTAACCACCCTGCAGCTCTTACCATAAAAATGTCtccttctttgtttgtttgattacCGTAAGTGGACACAGATCTGCACAGCACCAGCTTTGTTTATGTGTACTGTTGGTTTTTGCACGTGTTCTCCCGGGATGTGAGGTCTGTGGGAAAGCTCCCATTGAAGCTGCGAGTTTCTTTGCCCTAGTTTAAGATGCTGTGGCGCTCCAGTCCTCTCATTAACTCAAAAACATTTGCTCGCATACTGTGGCTCGCCATGCTGCTATGTGCAATCCCCCATCACTTCAGTTTGGCTTTAAAAAGTGATGTGACAGAAAAGCAGGTTGCAGGCAGATTTGACAAAGCTGCCAGGTTTTTCAGAAGGATAAATCTACAGAGGACCACCACAACGCACCATGTCCTAGTTCTAAAAGGCTTAGCTACTTAGGAACATCAGAATTAATGATGTATAATATGGAGGATGATTCAGGTGAAGGCTGGTTGGTTCTTTCAAAAATGTGCACTTTTATGTAAGGAGAGCTCCTTTTAAGCTCACAGCAACCTCATGCATAGAGCATTACAGCAAGCTGCTATTTTTGGTTATAGGATTAAAACAtccctgtctgtctttttcgGCGATTTTTCTCTTTCGTAGACTCACAAATCCAGACACACGTGAATTTAGATGGAGGGAGAGTGAAGGATTGAGGAGTGCATTACAAGTGGCGATGCTCAGATCTTTTAACTTGAATGCTGGTGAGTCAAAGGGCAGAGGTGTCTCAGAAGGGCTAATTGGAAGTGGCACAATTTGGAAGCTCAGTGCTCCGCTCGCTGTATTGTCTTCTATCGCTTATGAAGAGTTTAGAAATGTCAAGGCAGGCAGGGGGAGgtgggagaaagaggaagaagaagaagaagaagaagaaaaaaaacccagatgATTGAAACATCCAGCATTTACTTCTTATTAACTGAGAACCTTGCTGTGAAATAAAGATCTGCAGGGGGAAACTGAAATGTGTGCCCAGAGATGTGATCAAATCTCAGCGATTAGCAGGAACAGGGCGTGAAAGTAAATGAGGCGAACGGTTGGTGAGGCAACGCATGCAAATTCTCCAGATGCAAAAGAAGCCTTCCGGTTCACCGTATGACGCTGGTTTCGTCCTCCTTTTGTTTCTCCTCTGCCCCTATTTTCCACTAATGAAGAGTGTCTTAAGAGAGAAGCTACAAGTAAAACATCCACTTTATATTGTCCTGAAATTTAGCTCAATCCCATGAAATAGATTAGAGCTAAAAGGATTTATCGGTGGCTTATCTCATTAGCTCCAGCCCAGACTGTAAGAATAACTTTTTACAACAGCTATTATTGTTTCTAATGTTGTTGTTGCCTCTTATAatgatgctctttttttttttttccctccgtGAGCGTGTTGTTCCAGAGCTGGTTAATTGCTAATGGCAAAGGCCCAGATTTCCTCCAAAGGCCAGAGAGTTAGAGTCTGAGAGTCTGAGAGTATGAGACTGTTCTGGCTCATAAATCAAAGGCCTGAGATTGCTGTGCTGCTTACATTAAACAACTTCCTTCACTGTAGTTTCTTGTCTTAGCTATGCAGTGGTGTGGACCCGAAGCGGCTGTGGCACAGACGAGAGGTTCAGACATTAAAAGATTCTTGACTTGGATTTGGTTGTTAGGGATTTTGATTCTCCTCCTGCAGAGCTGCgccttgtattttttttttgggttccCCGAATAAAGCTACATACAGTTGATAGAAAActgtataacatttttttttgtaaaatgtttttcacacacTTGATTTATGCTTTTTGACCTCTTTAATTTCATCTATTTCCTCTCTGTACCTGACAGATAGATTTGTTTGCCATTTGATTGCTTCATGACTGACATTTTGACAAGCTCTGTGATTGGATGACTGACCTGTGTCATCGCCAATGAAATATTAAGAGAAGTAATAGGAGGCTGGGAGCTCACTgtggcattttttaaatgactttttttttctttcttttttttctgtttttcttcttagtCATACTATGTCTGATTGGTGGAGGCTTTTGAAAGTGAGATTGATGCAATGCTTATGGGTTGGACTGAGATATCCCAGATGCTGTTAAAGCTTGAGAAAGACTTGGTCATAGCAGTTTGACTATGTGGGAACTCAGACAAAAAAATGGCCTGCAAGGAAAGCTACACCATTATGTACTGTCTGATGTTCTTATTGCAGATATTTTGTGGTCAGGAAAAACTGCTTAGGTTTCTTTGTGGATTTTTCCTGCTTTATATCATATTCTCATGCTACAAAAGTGCTGTAGATTCTCTGCTGAAACActtcaaatatgtttaaaatctgCACATGTCTGAAGGGCTCAGCACTTGGCTCAGGATGCCTGCCTGACCTGACCGAACTTACCGATTTCAGGGATGGCCTTGTGCACCGAGATGGCTCAGACATCAGGATTTTGTCTCAGATCTCATGTCTTTGTCTGAGACAGTCTAATTCATGCACTGTGCGACTGGATTTAAAGGGATTAATAGGCTTGTGATTCTGCCAGCTGCCAAGTCCAACCATAGCTTAAAAGTGAAATctaaaaaccatttaaaatctGGCAATAAAACAATGTGAAGATGCCAAAgttgtttcatttacttttttcccaCCTGACAAATTCCCTGGCACTTTCTTATTATGAAAACTAATTTATATTGTCTTCAACATAGGAAAAGACACTTTTCACCAACAAAAGTGCTGCTACATTTCAGAAATAGCTTTTTGTTGTGTAGGTGTAATaaatgggggcctggtggcccAGTGGTAGgtcattgggttgggatgcagaaggttgtgggtttgaatccctcCCCAGGTGTGCCCCTCCCCAggtgtgcccccccccccccacactcaGCAAGGCCACGTCTGgatgtggcgacccctgaaagggacaaGCCTGAAGCTTTTATGTTGTGTAGgtgtaataaataaaagctggaaaatTGTTTGGAGTGAGTTGTATTTAATGGCCAAAAACACTGGATGGAACTGAAAGTTTTTGTCCATTTAGTAAcatgaaatgcaaatgtgttacGTGAGAATATTCCCCGTGGCACGAAACATTTgtgatttcccccccccccccaaaaaaaagatcCTAATGGCTGATTTGATTTAAAGCCAAAAGAAGGATGAAGTGTTCTTCCAAAACACCTCAGAAAATTGCTTTGAACAGGGGAGAGTTTCGGCTGGATTGAAATACTTTCATCTCTTGAAGAAATTGTCAAAAGATATACAGCAGTTACTCGAGGCCAGGGTATATAGGCTATACTTTAGTGAGAAATTGATGTGTCCTTGAGATGGAACAAGACAAACAATGTGATGTATGACAGGCTGCGCTTGGCCTTTTTCATGGGTTTGGTGGGAAAGTATATAGGATAGAAGCAGAGGACTTCATATGAgttgctgctgttttggagGAGGTGCAGTCCTCTGAGGAGCATATTGCTGCTATAAGGGAAGTCCAGTGGGGAATCCACAGACTTAGTTTGTCTGTCATTGATGTACAGAGAAGCATCTCTGCAGGACGGTTTAAAAGTGTTAATTATTGATTAGAGACATTTGACGTCTATCACATTATTACCCTGGGTTCTGTCTGGTCTTTGATGAAATGACATCAGAAAATGTTGGTTTTCACATACATCTCTGGTTTCTGACACTCCCCTCGGAGCGCTTTCACAGTGAAATGACAAACCTGTAATGTATTTGATGCAAACGTTTATCTTTGACGACCAGAACCCGGAtctgaaactttttttattaggCTGGTTTGTCTGATCTAAAGGGTGGGGGGTGGGCACAGTGTGATGCACTGGCTCCAGCCTCTGCAGTGTCCACTGGCGCGTCGGCTGCGCTGGTTGAACACTTCCCCGAACAGCCTCTTGCTAAAACTGCAGTTGACCTGAAATAGCAAACAACTGGCCGTGTTGCCTTCTGGGAAGGCTTCTCCATTTCCTTTCCTGGTTGATTGGCTCTGTTTACAGCTTTGTGCCAGCGTCCCATTTGCCCAGACTGGTGTGGGATGTCAGCAGAGGAACAATATGACGCCTCGGAGAAGATGCACACATGAAACGCATTAATCTCTGGGTCTATTTCAGATAAGTTAgcctctctttctttgtctatTGTATCACACGAGATGTCATATAGTATCCAGGTCATGTGTTGCCCAGGCCAGATGATATCAAGTTTACTACATGTATCTGATTTACCACTGTAGCACAAAGTGCATATCAAGGGCATGAGCATAAGCGATAAATTTAAAGACATGTAAATAAATTACAGATGGGCTGCCGTTATGGCTTCCATAATGTAGCCACAGGCTGTTTGGCACCGGAGTGTGTTGTCCTGTTTGAGAGCCATACCAGCACAGCCAGGAGCTTTGTCCTTGTGTCGGCTTTGTAAGTTCTTGCCAGCTGGATCCCCTCCAGTCCCAGAGCGAGAGCGTGTGCTTCCACTCCCCTCTCACAACCAGCACTCATTTTCAAGAGGttcaacaaaatgaaaccacGTCCATGCGAGGACGACTTTGGGAGGAGGAGCTGAGCATTGTTCAATGCTGTCGGGCTGCGAGACATTTCCGGGATGATGGGTAAATATGCCCTGACGTGCCATCTTATCCTTTTGTTACAAAACTCTGTCTGTAATTCTTCCTCCTCATGGGCCTGCCAGTTTGAAGCGATGATGGACAACGCTGTCTTGTCTTTTGTGTAGGCTCTGAGATGGGATCGGCCCATATGTTTACGAGTGGAAAGCCAGGCCTGTCCACCACTGAATAGCTCCTACTGGTATGGTTTTTAGGATGCTGTCTTACTGTGCATTAGTTGTGTTTGTGGCCACTGATGGTTATGAAGTGGATGTCTCATCCCCTGAGTTGATTGATTACCTAAAGTGCAGACCACTCTTGCAACACTGTAATGCGCTTGTGCAGTCCGACGGCTTCTCCTACTCCACATGTAGTTTCCCTGAATCCATCACTAACGCCACCACAAGGGTGAAAAGAGAAGGAGCGGAAGAAGCGTTTCCTGTTCCCAATAGGCAGTCCAATTTCTTCAACACGTTTCTCCTTCACCCTTCGCTCCTTCTCAGCATGAactcacttttcttcttctgcccTTCGCCTTTCAGGTTACTTCGGTATTATTTCCACTGCTCTCAGTCTTTAATGCTCTGTTTCAGACTTGTTTCGCTTTTCCCCTCATTCTGCTTTCTGTCCACCCCCATATATCCTTCCCCTCCCCTTCTCCATCTCGTCCCCtaattctcctcctcctcctcctcacagtGGCTGTTCACATTGCAGTCTGCTGAaagcagaaagaagagaaaaggaaaaaaaaaaaaaacattgggcCAGTACCCAGTGACCCAAAGAGCAGACCTGGGctcagacagaaagacagaaaaagagaacagatttaaaaaaaggaaaaaaagaaaaacagtgagacagaaacggagagaaacaggaaaagCCCAGCATCAACAGGGATTTAGTTTTCTCAAACAGGAAGTCTGGGGGACCAAAGCATAGACAGGAGGGTTATTTCAGCCTGTTCTTCTGTTAAGTCATTGTTTTCACTGCCATGGTAGCAGCCGTGCTGTATATCGGGTCGTTATTGTCACTGGAAGCAAAagtgtttcagaaaaaaagtgtcTGCCGTCATGTCTGGGAGCTACACGAACCGAGAGGACGGGAGCCTGACAGGACATATATTTGGTGGTGCTGAAACAGTTAGCTGATTAAATGATTTACAGAAATGAATCAGTGACAATCTTGGTAATCATTAAGTTAATTAAAGCATCATTTGTTATTAGTTTGCCagcaaaaaatgtcaaacatttactGGCCGCTGCAatctaaattgcattttaaactcTTTTGGTTTAGGGCCATTTATTGGACAGAACACATttgctttttccattttatagACTGGCTGAATATTCAGACTCTATTCTGAGCCACAGCTTCTATAAATTGCTATCATCAACATACTAAGTTGATCGTGACGGCCATGCTTAGACGCTGATGCTTAGCAGGTGTGATTTTTGGCAGGCTATGTTCACCATAGCAGTTTAGTGTGTTAGTCCGATACCCCGAACTGATCCATATTAGCCATAGACCTTGTTAAAAACTGTAGCCCTGTGCAGAGGACATCCTGGCCTTTACAGTAATGTCTTACATCAAGAGttcagacttttaaaaatggTTGGAATCCACATTTCAGGTGGACATTTAATCGCCTAAATATACGAAATTGTGATGTTCCTAAAGAACATCCCAATGAAATATATGAAA is a window encoding:
- the LOC137129038 gene encoding LHFPL tetraspan subfamily member 6 protein is translated as MASSLTCTGVIWALLSLLCAAASCVGFFMPYWLLGTQMDKPVSFGTFRRCSYPVRDEERQATVMLEQCGRYASFHGIPSLEWRICTVVTGVGCGLLLLVALTALMGCCISDLISRTIGRVAGGIQFVGGLLIGSGCALYPLGWDSEEVQQTCNNSSDQFILGSCQIGWAYYCTGAGAAAAMLLCTWLSCFAGKKQKQYPY